Within Cydia fagiglandana chromosome 1, ilCydFagi1.1, whole genome shotgun sequence, the genomic segment GAATCCCACGTTCAATGCCTTAAACTCAGGAGTATGCACAAACTTCATCATGCCATCATGACCCCCAATTTCTTCATCTGCAAAAGTTACACAGTACTCAAAACGTTGCTCTTATTaaagataaattatttatctTCGAAGAAACAGTTATTCAAACAATGAACGTGCGCGTTTAATAATGGCTCAGTAAACAGACGGTATCTTAATTAGTATGTAGATAATAACATTTTCttttatacttatatatatgttttaaatgataacTTACACTCTGCTTACTTTCATAGCTACTTTACTTGATAAATCAAGCaactttataattataaaaataaccaGTAACCTTCAGGGGTGAGATTTCAAATGTATGTTTGGGTTTTGCGATTCAAGTTCTTAATTCATTGGAATATCTTTTGAATATCTCCTTTATGTGATTTTATAGTTACAGCCGTTACAGGTAACTCGATGAGTGAAGGGATAACAAATTGTTTATTTCTCTCTCATAAGTAGGTTTTTTTTGTGGGTGTTAGGTACACGTAATATGATTAGGGGtactggggttactttgattcgCGGGGCAACATTGAGCATCTATTTTTCAGAGAGTTTATTTTGAACGCGAATTTAGGAATTTCATGATGTGAAGGGCAACCTTGACAGAACTACATGATGAAACAATTCAGAAACGAATTCCTTATAGTTTAAGGATCGATACCTAATTAATATATGTTATCCCACTAGTCCCACGACTCAAAGGAACCCCAATAAAATTTACGGTACCTAGTGAAGTTGGATGTATAATCATTTACCTGGAACAAATGTGATGTGAAGAGTCCTCTTTAAATGCACTCCGGCAGCCTTCAGTTTACGAACAGCCTCCAGGTATTGTATACCAACGCATTTCATGTCTTGAGAGCCACGGGCAAAGATTTTTCCATCCTTATCGATGTGGGCACTGAAGGGTGGGTATGACCAACTTTTCTGCAATAGTAACATATGATCACCACTAGTTTATAAGGTTATATTAAACGtaatagtaagtaggtacgaCAACAGCGAATaactttaggtaggtaggtagtttaggttaggttaggttaggtagaaTACTAACCTCGAACACTGGCACGACATCCATGTGCGAGTTCAGCAGTATCGAAGGACGAACCGGCTCCGAGCCTCGCCATGTTAAAATGACGATTGGCTTCTTCGGTACGATCTCATGAACTACAAATTCCAGGCCGAGCGATGACGCTTGCTTTTTCAGGAAACTTACGCACGCATCTGAATAACATTATGAAaaagggtggtattccaatCTGCCCAATATCTTGATTCTTGATCCAATGAcgttgcgtctcactctcttattaagcaaaatgtgagacaaaatacacattggacaggtggaaagCGTCACAAAGAATCCGCCGCTAAGAAGCCGCCCCCATACAATTGAAGATACCCTCTATAgtgcgtttttttagcattaaaaagaacttcgcagaagtaagcttgtggttccaaatccggaacttttagcggtaataatttgaagtaaattatttgtattgaccatgccacattagataattcaataattattaacaattaaagagcctgataaaaactgcacgcttgcttctgtggagttctttctaatgctaaaaaaaacgaactataattttaAGATGCAATGCTGAAATAACAAAAACTTTGTACgatcaattaattaattaacaataTATTTATGCCTGGTATCTATTAGTTTTCGTTGCTAGGAAGGTACATTCACCACACTGGAttattatgccatttagggttccagctaaattggacattttatagcgtaagtattgaacaaccaatttagctagggtCCTAAATGACGCAACAattgcggagcgtgatggtacatatGAGAGCACACGGTATAATGAGAGCGTAAGTTAGATTGGATGGCGGCGGCTAGGTCTAGGTTATTGTAACTATGATCTTTTTAAGGTGTCAATGCCCCTAATTGTAGACCCTTCGCTGATTGCGATGTCGTCACTTGAAGTGGCATAAAATATTGAGATATCTTAACACTATCAAAAGTGGGATCTATTCTCATTATTCAATTGTGCCAGGATAAACTCAATTGGTTGCACGTCAGCCCTATCTTACAGGCCAAATGGTGCACATCCTGAGGGTTACTGCCATCTAACTAGGCCTTGTTTATTGACAGTAATAGGTGAGATATATCTATAGGTAATGCGATCACTTTGTGCATGGTTTGTTATCATTATTTGTACAAAGATTAGACGCTTTTAACCTTTATCGTGGTTGTCCACGGCAACACCCCAGTTTTAACTGACTTCAACTTCTGTTTACTCAAAATTCGGTTCTGATGATGGTATGCGGGATTCATGAAGAATTGAGAAAGCGAATTGGCGAATTTGCAACCTTGGGTGCCATAGGCCCCAGATCCcttattaggggtcatccattaattacgtcacacgtttagggggcggGAGAGGGTCCAGAACATTTtctgacatgttgtgacatgggggaggggggtgtcacaaacattgtgacgtcattttaacttcatcactattcatcagtaactgataataataaataataataatgcagCCTATATAACtgataattaaattatatttttttattcgctgtacattgtcaagcggaccccaggctcacatgagccgtggcagaatgccgggataacgcgaggaagaagaagattcgctgtacatttaaataatgaggttttggaagtaggttaTTTTCGTTCCTagttggttttgtgttataaaattactaatatttctttaaccaaaaatatttttttattaaaaaaataatgccgagttagtattgccgatttcgttgaaaacaaaattgcctaaaatgtgacgtctcAACAGGTgaggagggatttgcaaaatgtcaccaagtgtgacaaggagggagggaggggtcaaaaaacctagaaattcgtgtgacgtaattaatggatgatcccttaaGTACTAGCCACCCTTTTCTCAGCACATGTCTATATACCTAgactgccgcccctaatatctagCTGTTCTAGGCCCAGGCATACTGAAGCCttactgcaaatccgccactgactcCTGAACTCTGATCAGCGTTTTTTATGTTTTCATCATCCAACCGAtaatttttttgtgtaaaaatgcaGATCTGATCATCTTAGATTTTTTCAAAGATGAAACACTAATACGCGCGTATAAAACATACGTGGGCCATACAGAAAGTtcctggattctgatatatgagaaaaCTTATtcttctaagtggccagtccaggaattttcagtatgccctaagtattgTCCATGGTCACGACGCGATTTTATTGTCACGACACAGCAGGGGGCGTTATATGGGAATGTATGCAGATGCTTTTATACCATTGTGGATGGCAACAGTAAATCGAGGATGATAGCATAAAAGCGTCTACATACAATCTTCAGTTTCCTGCTGTGTTGTCATTACTGTGAATGATGATAAAGTATACAAATATTCAATGGCTTCTCCTTTTAAGAACTGCAGATCTCAGAATTTAGTATTCATTTCAACTTGATACCTTCATGCACTCTTATGAAaaagacagacagatggaaggattcatcatttattattattataataactaatttacttcaaattggtCATGTAACAAACTGTATCATCCTGGCTGCACTAAGATAAAATCATCTGCAATTTTATTTCATAGTTGTATAAGCATAGTTTACATTAAACATTGAAATGTAATAATATTAGATAAGATTATGAAGATTTTGGCATCCTGTCACTATTTCttataaaaaattacatttttcctCAATTTTGTcttaatatcaaataataacatGACAGCCTAATTATgagattatgtaaataaataatacaggtACCTAGCTATACATACTGCATAATAGGAATGCAGTTATACCTTAATGTTATAGTAAACAAGTCAATGTTTAACCTTATCACTTCCACTCATTTCTTTCTGTTTGCTttccaaataattaaaataaaatattgtgataTTGCTTACTTACCATAATTGATGTTTGGCTGTACACTCGGTATTTGCAGATATTCCACAAAGTTTGCAATGGCCGGGTTACTGGCATACGACATGGCTGTAGGTGTCTGTGTTCATTCACAGCTCTAGGGCAGAAATGATAGCAGATTCAAGCTCCGCACCTTATATACCGGTACGACGTCTTGAGAGATAACAAATTTGATACGCTTCCAACTGTGATAAATGTATGTGTCTTGTTATGTTCCATTAGtttatcaataaaacaaacatcGAAGTTTTTCGTATCCAATCTTGAGTAGGTATAATTTCCGCAAGACAAAAACTACATTTTCAATTACTTACATCAAATTctcactttttaattttttcacctTTGTCTATTAAATGATACAGGTAATTTTTTACTTAATGTTATTAATAAGTAcgtgtttatttattaaaaaccttaatGTTATTAATTAATTCTAATTTTTATTGATATTATGATATAGATTTTTGACGTAACACGAGTCTCTCGACAAGTTGACAATGACATTGAAAGATTTAAGGACTACATACACTGTGCAAGTCTAAAAGCCATTACAGACGGCCGTACCAGCGCTCCGCCGTACGGTCGATCTTGTGTATGTTAAGGACGCCACTATAAGTGAGAGTGAAAAAGAGAAAagaattttaaatttcaaacgAAACCATCGTGGGTGTCATCGTGTAGCACGGCCTTTTCCATAAATCCAACGAATGAACGAACTGACGAATGTCCAATGAACTGTCAATGTCAATTATGACGACGTCGCACTGCGTTTGCTTTGCTTTGCGTGTTCATGGTTTGGTTGACCAATGAAGTGACCGTTGCAGTTAAATAGCGCAATTCACATTATTGCATTTACAAGATTTCAGTAAAATTTCATGACATGACGCACTTATTAAATCGTAATAATATCAGTTCCGTTATGAGTGACGAGTACCATAAGCTAACCGCGGAACTTGACGCTAGGGAAGTACTGCAATACTTAAACCATCTAGGAATTCAAAATATAAGCGGAGAGGTTTTGAAACACTTTATCACAGGTAAGGTGCTATTATTCATGTACTTATCCAGGTCATGCCTGTATCAATTAATTAAAGTAAATGAGTTGTTTTTAATTTGAAGATTGTTATGGTACTCTTAATGTAAACTCTTTTGGATCTCGGGTACTGAATTCTTTGTTATTGTTTTCACagatttaaaaaagttaattaAGTATGATCTGCAGCAAAAATATGCATGTGATCATGAGAACATTCCAACACAAGGTCCAGAAAGGCTACACAGTGCTAGTACATTTTCATCGAGGATTAGATCTCGAATGTCGGACAACACAGATTTGAAATGTAATAGAGATTGCCTGAGTAGAAGAAAGGCATTGCATGTACGCAATATACAGTCTGCTCCTAATATTCGTCAATCAGTGCCTGAGGAGAAACCGTTGAGAAGGGCTTGCTCCTGTGTCAGAGTTGAGAAGAAGGAATCAACGTCCAGCCAAATGAAAACCTCTAATGCCGCCTCAAACAATAATAGTAAGTTGTGTAATGAAATAATGTGGCCTGAccaatcaaaatatattaaaacctAAAATTCTTTGAAAATATTTCTTGTACATGTAGGATTTTAATATTGATACTATGATAGACATTGCAATTTAGATGTTTCAACCACTTAAAaccaatatatttaaataaaggaGCAGGATGGCGATTTCACAGACTGAAATATTAAAAACTTATTAGTGtcatgtataaatgaattatgATTGTTTCAGTAATTAGAGTAGCAAAGCCACCAGCAGTGAAGAAATGTGATCCTGTAACCTTGTATCATTATTATACATCACTGTGGGAGAAGTACAAGCCCAATGTTCCCGGTGAAAATAACTGGTCTGACTTGAGGTGGAGTGTAAGACAGAAAATGGCAGGTACTGCCAGTCACACACATAATAAAATAAGCAAGGTGAGACTAacattttaatacatttaagtacaataaaaaCAATTCAATTTGTAAGTTTTATACTGCACATGTCATGATACATAATCAATAAGCTAAGTACTCCAAGCatgtaattgaatatgtttttataagatatatacagttcaaattttaatatttttttttaataggtccTCACTGAATTGAGCCGCAAGGATTTTGCCCAAGGCTACTCATTCTGTGCATAACAATGTATTACTGTGcatttaaatacaatacataatatgtattttttttcttgttttaattatagtttttatCTTGTTCCAGATTCCGGATAATCCCAAAATATTGGATAAATGACAAATATCTTTTACCTTCAATTTATCTGTGAAGTAAAAGATATAGAGATATTTAAACTTGGGAATGGAATCCAGAGTTATGAACGATTAAGTTGATGTAAAGTAgcatattaaatatgtattgcTAATATTgtttagggccggtttacattttgattagtgtttagtgtaacactaatcaatgtgtaaatagGCCCATAGGCTAAGTGAATGGTGTAACATTCCTTgagtaaatacaataaattcattattattatagtttgaAAGTTTCTTGTGCGTTGTTTCATAGAAAACCATATCAGACTGTGTTCATAATAATGCTGCAGCACAGTTGGCTTCTGTCATTTGTTTCAAAATAAGCTAAACCACACCTGTTgctgtaaatataaaatgaataatacctcatatttgtaattttttatttctataagtacTAACTTTTTGCTTTAAATATTTAAACCTGATCTAATTTATACTGTGACTGCCTCTCAGTGGTAATGCCGTGCAAGTGGCTTAGAATCCGATCTTCAATTCTTTCAGCTGCAGACATTGTGAGAATTAATGTGTCATGTTTCAACATGGAGTACACATTTAGTCCATAAACTGGCATAATATTGACATGTGGCATTGCATCGGTAGCCACTGTTATATTTCTTGATACGAAATCGGTACTGAAAAAAGATTCATAATTAGAAAAATCAaagactatttattttaaaaatgcaaCCTGGTTCTCCCTCTTTGTATTGTGCAATTAGATGAATAGTAATATATAATTAAACTTACTCATCAACAATTAGGACAGATGGTCCCCAATTCCTTTGTTCAATAAGCTCAGCAAAATATTCGGGTTCATCTGTGGGCAGTTCAAGGTCTCTGACTATGTGTAGGTCATCTTGGGCAAATTTAGCTGATAATGTAGATGTCAGACCATGCAGTCTTAGATGAAAGGGCAACATGAAGAAGTGGGTTGTGCCCGAGCGGGGTCCATGGGCTATACCGCCTCCACGCCATAAAGGCGAGCGAATCGAACCGTGTCTGGCTCTGCCCAGACCTTTCTGAGGCCAAGGTTTTCTACCTCCTCCACGCACCTCTGCTCTGGTCTTTGTGTGAGCCCACGACACCCACCGGTACTTCCTCTGCCACACCACATTACGATGAATTATATCTATTCTAGGCACCGTTGCATAAACCAAAGGGTGCAACTCGAACAATCCCAATTTCTGTTCCTCGATTGTGTCCAAGTTTTCAATCCATACTTCGCGAGGCTTGGTATATTGGGGAGAAACCTTCCACTCTTTTTTGCTCACCGTTAATGAATTATCCTTAGATGTTATAATAGAAGCATTGGCCGAAGCAAAGGCTCGTATTGGCGGTTTAAAAGAAATATGAAGGTTTTTAAATGCGTTTAACAGTATCGAAGTCATTGTAATTTTCTACAGCGAGTAAGTCCAAAGTAGATTTTAATCAGAAATTGTACACCATAATGGCTTTTAATTCTAAAATTAATCgtatcaatttaatttaataacataaCCTCAACACTTTCCTAAAATTAACCACAGATACGATAAATATTTGCTCTGGAACCATAGAACatagatatattatatttagagaTTACGTcaaagcgagctgtcactgttaccacttttgttcaGTGTaagattaacaatttaacaccacattgctgtagccatgtcgaaaaagtgatatcgataaactatcgactattcttgcaattttaattttacttctgATATTATTACACATAATATTATCACTACTTGTAACGCA encodes:
- the LOC134663444 gene encoding uncharacterized protein LOC134663444 produces the protein MSDEYHKLTAELDAREVLQYLNHLGIQNISGEVLKHFITDLKKLIKYDLQQKYACDHENIPTQGPERLHSASTFSSRIRSRMSDNTDLKCNRDCLSRRKALHVRNIQSAPNIRQSVPEEKPLRRACSCVRVEKKESTSSQMKTSNAASNNNIIRVAKPPAVKKCDPVTLYHYYTSLWEKYKPNVPGENNWSDLRWSVRQKMAGTASHTHNKISKIPDNPKILDK
- the LOC134663415 gene encoding large ribosomal subunit protein uL4m, which encodes MTSILLNAFKNLHISFKPPIRAFASANASIITSKDNSLTVSKKEWKVSPQYTKPREVWIENLDTIEEQKLGLFELHPLVYATVPRIDIIHRNVVWQRKYRWVSWAHTKTRAEVRGGGRKPWPQKGLGRARHGSIRSPLWRGGGIAHGPRSGTTHFFMLPFHLRLHGLTSTLSAKFAQDDLHIVRDLELPTDEPEYFAELIEQRNWGPSVLIVDDTDFVSRNITVATDAMPHVNIMPVYGLNVYSMLKHDTLILTMSAAERIEDRILSHLHGITTERQSQYKLDQV